TGAAACTGTCCGGTTGAGATGGACTGCGTTCCGTGCTGGAGCTGCTCGGATGGCACCCTTATCCCACGTGACAACGGCGGATACGGCGCGGGGGGTGGGGGATGATGGAGTGGCTAAAAAAGAAGTGAGTGGGCGAAATAAATCCTGGAGCCGACTCCCGGATCCGGCGCGCGGCGTCCCGACGACCAACTATCCGCTGCATCTGCCACCCTCCCGAGTGCCTCCCCCGCCCCGTCTCCTGGCGTGTCGCTACGATTTGTTTACGGGCCGATTCCTCTAAAAATAAAACGATTTCGTTTACTCGCCCGCCGCCGTCTccgccccccacccccggggggtgaaggggggggggggggtaaagtgCGCCCATGAGCCCCGAGGTACTTCCGAGTCACCTCcactcgccgcacagtggatcgagtcaatgggggaggtcggataaaatttggaaactttaaaagttcataactccgttcatacaaaactttgaagttctaaaagtagtCTCATaggtttcctcgttaaattttcttcctaaaccaccccttgaaatttcaaatgtgacgaattaaacatcaaatttgcagtttcagttgagaattccatgtccgacctttctaattgactcgatccattgtgcgccgctaCCCCTCCACGTTGACTCCGGGACGAAGTGgcgcacactgccgtgctgaggaaaaacgccgtatgaacatttgagagctgccgattttccttcgataaaatgtttatttttgaggaaagttatgcatatttttcctttaaattttcagaatcttcgggtgatattgcgaacaaaattatctgagaaattgggaggaaaatattcataagtttaccaggaaattcgcgtcttatcgaaggaaatttggcaacgcctgaaggttcatacggcgtttttccttaacacggcagcactgtggatcgagtcaatggaagaggtcagacaaaatttggaaactgcaAACGCTTGTaagtaactccgtttatacaaaactttgaggttctaaaaaaggttgcattggtttcctcgtgaaattttcttccagagccTGAGAGCCAcccattaaaatttgaagtgtgacgaaacaaacatcGAAGTCTGcagtttgcagttttagttaaaaatttaatgtccgacctctccaattgtcTCGATTCGCCGTGTATCGGTGGCTCTTCGCAATCGCGTGCTTTCTCGTTTTTCTTTTCATACACAGAAAATAAGGGGTCAAAATCGGCGCGCCTACCCCCagaattgcaaatttttttttgatacttCGTAATGGAGAACTTGCACGTAAATTTGTTATCACACTGTCAAAGAGTGCTTTGAGAGCAGATTTcgcggtatttttttttttattatttagttaatattatgaagttttttgttttcctccTCATACACAGGACAAGAAAAAGTCAAAACCAGCATACGTGCTCCCAGAGTCGCGAGATTTTCCGATATTTCTCAATGGAGGACTAGCACGTAAATATATCGCTTTGTCGAAGGGTGCTGTTAGAGCAGATTTtgcggtattttttataatttttttctaataagggaattagaataaaaataggattaaaaatgggaaaatgtaCCATCGAGCAACATcatttggcggcattttccatttaaacacacatataattcagcagattagattattttgtcatatcttgtCCAATAGTTGATCAATTTATGAACCACGGGTATTCTCGTGTTCAATTCTAGTCCGGGTTCGATACGTCACATGATATGAGAAgctattatagaatttttgattcgaaaatttcagcaattttggccgccatcttgtaatTTGAAGCCTTAAATGAATCGCAAAGgattttttaacatcatttttcgattttacggcccaaaaaatggtatgaaagatacctcacatgccatataggagcacacgtggccgtttgactttcaggaggggaaatttggccgccatcttggatttaagggtctttaagaagtcggagtacatttttaagcatatatttgaaattttcgaccaaaaatacataggaatcgacatacATGTCGACCATGGGAGTCACTTTCACCCACTTCACCCCCGTAGCGGCcatttgggcgccatcttgaatttaagggtgttccgggaaaaatttagCCTGGCAGCATCGAAATTCTGTTTCAGGacatcaagacgaagagatcaAGCCATCTCGCCAACTTGTATCATTAACGGTCCCACGGGACTACATGTGCTCCCGGACtattcactcagtagtttcaacttaaacacgaaatgtatcaaatttccgacacgtgcaaattctccacagTTTTCGACCTCGAAAAGGAGGGCCAAACTTTAATTCCGGGGCCGAAATCGGCGAATTTTGGTTTCATGCTGCGGCCAAAGGTGTCAGTTCATGTAAATATATCCATCAGCTATGTTGTTGGGGACCCTTTCGAGAGGTAAAATATGTGAACCTGGTCAACTGCATGCCATCTTTGGGCCAAGCATTGGATTTGAGGTACGGAACACTGGGAAGACACGAATTTTTGCCCGTTTTAGCCTTTAGACCCTAGTTCGGGTCCCCATTTTGGGGTCAATAAGTGTAAGTAGGTATCACCAAGacctaaaaaaatatttctctaaGGTACACATCGTCATAATCTCAAGATTTTGAGATTATGGAGATATTACAGCCCTTATCGATACACTTCCTGCCTCTCAGACTCACTTGCCAGCGAGATTCGAAAGATTTTAAAACATGCTGACAACAAGAAAAATAGGACCATTTGGTCCTATCATTGCCGGCCAAAATATGTTTTCAAAACTGGATCTAAATCCTCTCGTGAGGATGGGCTACGATCGATTTCAATACGACAACAGATTCTCACAAACAGACGTTTACGGCTCTCGAcagattttcagattttgcgGCAGAAGGTGCAATTGGTCGAACTTAATTAAGTGATGAgcaaaagaacgaaaaaaaaaaaaaaaaaaattaaaaaaaaatattttcttctttctcaagAAGATGTTTTGCCTCACACCTATTTTGTCCCCTTTTTCTTGATGCAAACTTTGTAGAACTATTGAAACTCTAAAAAGAATTTTTTCTATTGAGAAATTCGAAAGGAATCATGGCTCTTTGATcggtaaattgaaaaacaaagcaaaaaaaaatgtaagaccTCGTAGCCATCAGATTGCACATTTCATTTCCTCAGAGTGCATCTGGTCAAAATATGCTGGGCTGAGGTTTTCTCAATCCAAAAATGCTTATAACACTGCATATGTTTTAGATCCAAAAATGCAATCGTATGCAAATTTTCTATTCAAAAGAAGAGGACCTCTTCACTGAAAAAGGACAATCAAGTCAGTCAGAGAGACTGCTGCAGCTTCTCACAACATTTGAGTTGATTTATTAATGGACCAGGAATTCCGAACTTAGATTCCACTGAGTTGGAGAAACTTCAGGTCTTTCCCTCGgctaaaatttgaatgaaattggttGTCTTATGGTTTGGGCTACAGTACGCAAACACAGTTTATGAAAACTGCAGGATACCAAGTTGAATTTTAATCTCTACACGCTGGAGGCATACATTCATAATTGATGTAACCGAATTCTTTTGATAAGGCACTTCAAGGTATAGCTATAAATATGATTGAGAAAATTCTATTGACTGAAGTGGTTCTGATCAGATGGCTACAGTTCAATGTTGGACGATAGTGCCTTAGCTTTTAAACAATCATGGAGAGATATCACAGAATATGTCCTGGAAAATAGTATGGGGTGAGATGTTACAGCGCTGAAACAAGCCAGAACGTACAAGTCCACCTAAGTAATGCAGAGATGCTTGACATACATTTACGCAGACTTAAAATTTATGAGCCACCGTTACGTTCAATGCTCTGTCAGAAGCTCTGATTGGGCGGGTGGCCAGAAGTCTCTCAAGATGCGTCACTTTCCAGAAAATGTAATAACAGCCTTGAGATTTGAGACAAGCGTAAGAACTTGTCATACCCATGGGACAAAAAATTCACTAGCAACATGACGAGTTGAAGACAATCTTCCTGGAGTGAACTTGGACCGAAGCTTAATCCTCCGTGTCCTATTCTACAAGGATTGTGGGGCAACATAGTGAGTTCATACTTTTGTCAACGACTTTGAGCGAAGCCAGATGGGTAATCTGAAGATCCAAAATCACGAGTACCTAACCTCTCAGATGAATTAATGAAAGTCGGACAAGGTAAACAAAGCCAATAGTAGAGAACTTAAATTGATGGGATGATGCAACTTACCCATAAAAAGATCCACGTATTAAAAGAACAATGACTGGAGCACTTGAAGGACAGGAAAATCTTAACAGAGAATTTGAGACGATGACACTAAAGGTAAACACCTCCAAATCACAGATAGGTTGCCTCGTCTACAGGGGTAAACACATGTTAATGGCAAGGCCAATTGAGCCGTAAATATGAGGATTTCGTTAACtaattattcaaaatattatCACGACGAATGAAACAAAAACATGGAATTCCACGATTCTCGGTCAACACAACCTCTTGAAAACAATCACAAACTGCAATCACGGGCACAGGCGCGAGATGATAGGACGGGCAAGCGTGCGCACAAGCAAGAAATTCGCAGAACTGACAAAGTGACAACTGAAACTGAAACTGAAgtagaagaagagaaggaaaggaagaagaatttcttcaaactgaatgaaaatattttctgtaatGCCTAGCGCACTCTATCAGCATTAGTAACAACTATGGCGCCGGGTGGCGCCaaaacaatcaaaacaaaacCATAACCCCATGGCATTGGCAGTCAGTCActcaagacatttttcaaacattttgaagCATTTTAATCCGTCCGAGCTCTCGCACTTCATAAAGTTTTTCTGATTATGTTAATCTAGAACGACAGTTCGTGGGATTCGACAATTCGTCGGATTCGTCAGTGTAGAAGCACAGTCAAATTCTGGGCCTTGAAATTCCACTCTTGAAGAAGGCGCAAATGTAAGTTCCTGATTGTATTAAGTCACTCTTTCTAGTTTCCTTTAAGTGAAGGACTCAATGCCTGTGTGAAAAATGACTTTGAGTATGCTCTTTATCCATCTCTCCCTAAGCTAGTCTATCAAGAAAGTGTTATCACTTATCACCAGAACCCTCTTGCTAAATTATCGAAAGTTCACTCTGGAAGATCTCAAAGGTATGTAGCTCCTGGCGAACCTATGGTCACATGAAGCTAAATCATTAAATTATCAATTGCAAATCAGTATGACGATGGCCGAGCTAAAAACTCAGGAATGATCAGGTTTATTTGTGAAATCTGTATTGATAAGCATCAACCAGAACAATGCACATCCTATTCTTAAGTTCCCTTCTTGCAGTTTCGTTTACTAACAATGAACATGGTTTAGATTTTGCAACTTACTtcgaaatgtatttttttaagaagcaAACAACATTCTCTGCTGTTCCTTTCAGTAGCAGTATTCGCAGGTGTGCATAAACACTTAGGTATTTGGAGGAAAAAGGACAAAAGAGATCATAATCCTCTTTTGATCATGGTGCTCATGATTTTGATTAAGGGACgtaatgtcaaaaaaaaaaaccaaacaggAATTCCCATGTGGAATATTTTACCAGCATTGGCGCTTGTGATTATGTAAGTAGACAGGCATTATTAGAGGTGGAAGGCCTTTCCCCTAACACTTGGCGCCTTGTGTCCTCATGTTCTTTATCAGAGGATAGCTGATTCTCTTTTTGTACAACAACTCTAGCACGTCTGGGAGCACTGCTCTGCAGGTATGATTCATACCGGTAAATATTTTGGCATAAAGATGAATCTATTCACAATGCTTTTATGgacaataaattgaaaataatgcaATACAATTAATCTGATAGTACATTTCTCaaataaatttccaaaaaaaaaaaaaaaaaaaaaaaaaaaaaaaaaaagtcttcaaaaatttaattaaaaaaaaattagcgcaAATTTTCCATGTGTAACTTTATTACAATTCCATTTTGTTCTCAGGTTCTTGTTTTCAGGTAACCTTGCTCGCCCATTGGActaacagaaaatttcattttaaactaAATACATGGATCCACCATCAGATTTCCCATTTCCTTTTCCACCCTATGAGCAGCAACACAGATTCATGCGAGAACTGTTCCTGGCCATCGAAAATAAgaaacttggaatttttgagAGCCCCACAGGAAcggtaaatatatttttttctctattgtAGATTAGCATGTCAGAAATGCTGCAAGGGACATGCCATTAAATGTATGTGGCAGCCAAAGGAGTCTTTGGTGTTTTGATAAGCAGGAATCGCATGTTGGAATCACTGAGATCATAAAATGATAAGTTCTCTGTcatcaatttaacttttttcaatcCCATCAAAGTGTAGGCATATGTAACTCTGATGAAAAAACATGTCCTGTGCTGattgattttcctctttttctgatGGCTCATTTAGCTGCTTACCTGAGTAAAGGTGTAGCTAATCGGAATATTGAAGCGCACAAGCCAAAAACTCATTCATTAAAAGCATGCCCGTAACTTCCCTGTTTTGTGCTGATAAGTACACTTTCTTCATAGAACTTATCAATTCATTACATCAGTTTTCATGGGGACTTGaattgtaaatttgaaattttgcaagaaactttACAATTTCTCAAGTTATGTATTCCAAATTTAAAAGACaggaatcaattttttccaagcTGAAGCAACTACAGAATATAACTCGAATCAAACAAATCTACATTCCAGGGTAAATCATTGAGCATGATATGTGGTACCCTGTGCTGGCTACTCAAACATGAAGAAAGGGAGAAGAAAGAATTGGAAGAGGCAATCTCAAAACTGGAAGCAGCCATCAAGAAAAGTGATGCAGAGGCTGGTGATGATTGGTTGAGTGCTCAGGGTGTAACAATGAAGTTGAAACAGGAAAAGATAGAGGCCCGCATGAAGCTTGAAGGACTGATTAAAAATGAGGATCGGATCAAAGCTATTCGGTCCAAGAAAGTGAGTTAGACCAAATTCAGTATCTGTCAAATAGAATAAATTATATTCGCTCATAAGAAAACCTCAACAACTTGTTTCATTCTAGGTATTTACCGAAAACTCCATTCTAAATCATCATCAGAAAaatccttttttaaaaagaagtttccaagatatttttttttcaatttccaaaaaacgTTCAGTCCTGAACTTGCAGCAAGGGGCCCCTGCAGGGTAAAGTATAAGAGCGATCACCCAAAAAGCTAGTCCACCCCTGCAAGTGAGTTGCTATCATTTCTCTTTTACTATTCAAGGACAACAGAGCAGAAATTGTTTCACTAAGTAATGAACAGAAAAACTTGAGAAAATCAACAGGCATGATGTtgtggttatttttttttcaaaaatcaaacgaaaattttaccATTAGCTGATGATAATCTTTCTAAACCACTCAATgtattgagaattttcaaaaacatcatAAACCAGTTATTTTTTCAGCTGGTTGAACTGTAGCATCCTACTGCTAAAATGTTCTACAGTGTATCTTTAAGAgaacacatttttaaaatttcccagaGAAAACTTCTGGAATCTACCTTGATGAAAAAAGCGTGTTCAGTGACCCAAAATATGTCTTGAAGGGGCCAGTACTACATTAACATTTAGCACACAATGTTTGGCAAATTAAAACCACTCTTCAAATCatcacaaaaattttagtttctttCATATTTCCTTAGTGCTTAAAATTATTCAAGGGTCCCAGTAAGTGAGTGATATGAGTAAACCTTCTGCATTTTATAATAACAaagaattttatctcaattccggtatgattttaaaatgagttAACCCTGATATTTTAGGAAAGAtctgagaagaaaaaagtttaCAACAAATCGAAAACTGCAGGTCCAAAATcagctgaaaatgaaaacgaaGGACCGGAAAAGCCTACGAattatgatgatgatgaagataTACTGTTGGAGGATGACATACTTCTGAAGACAAATGTAGACATAGATGATGAAGATGAGGACAAAGAGAATGAAGATTTGTACTCAGGTGTTAAagtaagtttaattttttaaatttatgtttcACTGAACGCTTAAAAGACGCAGACATTGGAGCAGGGTTTGCCAAAGAAGTCATCAAAATTTGGTAGATAAAGTAACTGATGTTGAGATCTAACAAATCTTGGGACTAGAAGACATATGGATGGCTAAAATGCAGgaccatgtatctccatttgcaacgtcgcatacTTCCAGTcttacttgatttttctttggagaaccagtcaacttaatttcatgaaaactgccttgatttttcttctccagtagcagaatattttgtaaaagtttcaagCATCACATAAATTTGgctcattttcatttaaaaaaatgaaattggagcagacattttgaaacactgcaatggagatacgtgattttgcatTTTTGTTGTTGATATTGAGATTCATCAAAGCCCAAAAAACACAATAGCCAGGTTGTGTGGAATGGATGGAAAAAGTTAGGATTCCCAAGAAAATGCTGAAAGCCAAAGTAAATTCtgggaggaaaagagaaaagcGTGGGCCTCGATGGGTAGGTAGTATAGAACAAGATCTGAAGgcaatatatcgtcaccttccaggcaaagtatcacaagcgccatgcgacgtttaaaaatttcggccgccattttatttctttactgagaaattgttggttgaatctgtttggaaatttcactaaattttatcggcagcacaaagaaaattcagtgaaattttcggacagcttcgttgaacaatttctctgtaaaaaaataaaatggcggcagaaatttttaaacgtcgcatggcgcttgtgatactttgcctggaaggtgacgatatatgaAAGGTTACAGTGACATATCAAAGACTGAGCATAATGGAAAGGTGTAGTGAAAGAGGCTAAGATCCACCGCATTTGTACTTGTTTTTACTGAATTATATCCTAATACAATACTTCTTACCTCATTATTCTATTTAAATCTTTGTGGGAAAGAGAAACATCATTTTCAAGGATTCTTTTAATTTGCTCATGTTACCTTTCCAGGTAATATTTTGCTCCAGAACCCACTCTCAACTGTCTCAGTTTGTAAGTGAAGTTCAACGTAGCCCGTTCTCTGATGACATAAGATTGGTGCCACTAGCCTCCAGACAGAATTATTGTATCAATGATGCTGTAAGAAAGCTGTCCAATTTGTCCTTAATAAATGAAAGGTtagtttgtttcttttttatctttgcaATAATTATTAGTAACCCATATTTAAGTCAATCTTTTTAACTAAGTTTGCGCACCTATCTATGACTCTCAATGATTTTTGGGTTTGCAAATTATCAGTTTTCCGCTCTGTTTTTCAGATGCAATGAACTTCTTCAAAAGAAATCAAAGTCAGTGGCAACCAAGCAAACTGCTAATGGCgaaaaagttaaaagaaaaaaatgtgcttcTGCTGGCTGCCTGTATAACAATTCAAACAACATAGTTGAGCTCAGTGATGACATCATCACAGAGGTGCAAGATGTGGAACAACTTGTTGCGGCTGGTCGTTCGCTTAGTGCATGCCCGTATTTTGCATCACGCGGCGCTGTGCCTAACTCCCAGGTTCATTACTTTTGTTTTCAACTCATATTTATCTGTCAAGTTCCACAATTAGATGCATGCAACTATAATACATATCCGTTTTAAGTTTAGGAAGGACCTTGCAACAGTAAGTGGAAGTGTTGGCACTTAATGAAAACAGTCTCAGGAACTGGGCGATCCCTGGGATGTAGGAAGTTCTTAGCTTTCTATTAACTCTTCTCTCTCCCAATTGTTGAAAGTCACCGcttcttcctttttatttttcttttgtaaagtGCCTCAAAGCACccaaaaattctcagttttttttaggatttttgcCTTTGTGATTATTGAAAATGTGAAGATAGAGGAAGTAACATTAGTACCACCAATAGAGCCTGTATCAAATTATACCGTCAAATTTTTGACTGCTCTTTAAAATTCCCTTCTTTGGTTCTGAACATCATTTTCGGCAATCTTGATAACCTGGAAAGTAAGGGGAAAATAGGGAACCAACGGCAACTTGGAATTATTAGGGGAAGTCAAGAAATTCTCAGTAAATGTCAAAGAATCTTGCGAGTGCCAGGTGGGCTCAGCAACTTCAGACAGTGCCATTCAAGAGAGCGTGAACAACTTCTGAGCGCCCGTTCCCTTGCTTTGCAATTCTAGAAGTGGAGATTTTGTCCATTGTTCAGAAAAAGTCAAcgtaacaaaaagaaaaatggaagtGGAGGTTTTGATCGAAAGTCaggaagaaaatttggaaattttggagtcagagaAAAGCTAAAAAAGTCAGCAAATCGGGTAATGAATAATTCACGGAAATCCTGTAAAAACTGTCCTTTCAAACTGCAAACTGGGCATAATTCTTTCTAAAGCCAAATTGTTTTTATGCaaactaatttttgttttgtgtttGCACAGTCAAGCAACTAATTTTCTGTTTCTCATGTCGAAAAAGATGTATCAATCAAgattatttctcctttttccGTCTTCTTAATCACCCTTTATTTCTCATGTTTCTCCTCAGATAATTGTAGTGCCTTATAACACCTTACTTCACAAACCAACGCGGGATGCCTGTGGGGTGAAACTCAAAGACAATGTTGTTTTGATCGATGAAGCTCACAACTTACTGGATGCCATTGCACAAACACACAGCACCTCCATCACGGGAATGCAGATTGCATATGCATACAGTCAGTTGTCACAGTACAGGGACAAGTATGAATCTCGTTTTAGTGCCACCAACTTACTGTATCTGAATCAGCTGATTTACATTGTTGGAAAGCTCATCAGTATGTTAGGTATAAATCTTTCAATTCTTTGCTTTCAAGTTACCTGCAATATAAGTGAGGACTAGTTTAGCCAATTTTTTATCATTGGGCAAAGACTGATTATCCATAATTGTTTAATTAAATTGAGTCCTCAAGCTCCGCAAACTCTTGCCAGTCAGATTTCGGCTAACTAATAGCTTCTTCTCATTCAGTAAAATTGTTTCCTCCAATCATATTGCCAAGAATTTGGCCTCTATACCAAGGAACCTCTGACAGTCATTTCATATTTCGAGCGCTACGTATCCCTAACCCattaattaatgatttttaaCTATTCCCGATTTAATTACTAATCATCAATGCTTTTGGCCTCCATTCAAAACTTATCAGCAATAAGAGGAGTGGATAATTTTAAGGTGTAAAGATAAAAttctattaaaagaaaaatatttaactgTCAGATTTCAAATGCAAGAGGTATCATACTGGTAAGATGAGCCTGCATGAAAGCCAGCTATGTATTTAAGTCGTGTCAGATGTGActatttgtttttattgtaaTTCCCCTGGAGTCAACTTTCATGTATATTTGAGAAATAATAGACCGTTTTTCTTTCAGGAGGCAAACCAGGCTGTGACCCAATCGAAAGCAGCAGAGGAGGAATTGACACAAAACTTTATgaagttccaaattttgtttttcaagcTCAGATTGACAATCTCAATATTTACCAATTACTAGAATTTTGCACGAAAAGCCGATTAACTCAAAAGCTGCAAGGCTATTCGGAGCGGTATCAGCCTTCAGTTGTTATCCACAAACCAACCCCTCCTGCAACTGGGGGAATCAAATCATTTTTGCAGCAAATTGTCgatgataagaaaaaaatcaaaaagaaggTTGAACCAGGTATTACAAATTTAAGttcttgtaattttaaaagtaattctCCTAAATGTAGGCTTCTGAGCAATGATCTATTTTGATAcaggcaaaaatgaaaaaaatagaatcaAATCAATACAAAATATGACAGCATCTAGGTTGGTTATGAAATCAGAACATTTGTCCCGCTATTTTTTGAATAGCTCATGCATTTGTTTGTTTAATacatgtttcaaaattatgttcttactatatttttttacatgaaaatttacCAATGTAATTAAGGGTGCAGAGACTTTTTGACGGTGAGCCATGCGCCTAAAATGGAAGGCCGCAACATTAGATTTTAATAATAGGGGGCCAGTCTGCATAAGCATAGCATTTTCTTGATGTATGCAAAATCAAAGATAGTTGTAGggaagcaaaaagaaaaaaaaagtcagcaCTGTCAAGTTCGTGAAATTAGAGGAAATAAGACGTTTTCAAAATAGGAAGTTGAGAACTTTTTGCATACCAAAATGCTctcgttttcaatttttgaattatgtttttaaaaagttcaagaaaaaacatAGTATCAtcatattcaaagaaaattatgaaggaaAGTTACTCTTCttacattaaggtgattcgtcaaactcaagtgacgtggtcgaactggcatgcgatttatcgcatcaattaggtcaaaaatctcagcagattttgattttttagcaaaaaaaaaaaaggacgatagcccttCTGCATAAGCCTAATGAATCATTCTAAAtccaaaattcagagaaatgaaatcaGAGTAATGTTTGGTAAAAAATCTCGCATTCGATATGGAAATTGATAGCTGTATCAAATgcgagatttttttccaaacatttttctgctttcatttctctgaacaTTGCTGATTTTTGGATTTAGAATATTCTTTAGGCTTATGTGGATGGGCTATTGTCCttctttttgctaaaaattcaaaatctgctgagatttttCACCTAATCTATGttatatatcgcatgccagttcaatcacgtcacttgagcttgacgaatcaccttaaaaaataTCTCTCGATAGTTTCACCTTCAACACACTGTAAAATATTACactttttctgacaattttggtcCAAGTTTTCTCCCTTTAAGGGCcctagaagtttttttttcccccttctttcttTTGTTCACAATGATTCAAGTTCGTAATTTCAATCCTATTTTTAACAGAACCTGTGGAAGAAAAACCTAAAGATCAACCGACTTGCAACAACCCTATCCTGCCTATATTAGCTTTCATCACAAGTTTAACAAGTCACACAGAGGATGGAAGGGTTGTCTGCTCCAGACAAGCAACTGTTGGTAAAGGGTCGCTCAAATTCTTGCTCCTGAATCCTGCCAGTCAGTTTGTGCAGGTTGTTAAAGAAGCCAGGTACGTGTTTTGTATGTGTAATAAATTTATATAACTACAGCCGTGGAAACTAGAGTTAGTTGTTGGGAGGTAATTATGTTGAAAGTAAAAACAGCCTGTGTGACGTGCttgcaatatttcaaaagtCCTCCTAACTTTTTAT
This window of the Bemisia tabaci chromosome 3, PGI_BMITA_v3 genome carries:
- the LOC109037749 gene encoding ATP-dependent DNA helicase DDX11, yielding MDPPSDFPFPFPPYEQQHRFMRELFLAIENKKLGIFESPTGTGKSLSMICGTLCWLLKHEEREKKELEEAISKLEAAIKKSDAEAGDDWLSAQGVTMKLKQEKIEARMKLEGLIKNEDRIKAIRSKKERSEKKKVYNKSKTAGPKSAENENEGPEKPTNYDDDEDILLEDDILLKTNVDIDDEDEDKENEDLYSGVKVIFCSRTHSQLSQFVSEVQRSPFSDDIRLVPLASRQNYCINDAVRKLSNLSLINERCNELLQKKSKSVATKQTANGEKVKRKKCASAGCLYNNSNNIVELSDDIITEVQDVEQLVAAGRSLSACPYFASRGAVPNSQIIVVPYNTLLHKPTRDACGVKLKDNVVLIDEAHNLLDAIAQTHSTSITGMQIAYAYSQLSQYRDKYESRFSATNLLYLNQLIYIVGKLISMLGGKPGCDPIESSRGGIDTKLYEVPNFVFQAQIDNLNIYQLLEFCTKSRLTQKLQGYSERYQPSVVIHKPTPPATGGIKSFLQQIVDDKKKIKKKVEPEPVEEKPKDQPTCNNPILPILAFITSLTSHTEDGRVVCSRQATVGKGSLKFLLLNPASQFVQVVKEARCVILAGGTMEPISEFKEQLFMAAGGDPARIVHHSFDHVIPQENILPVIFNAGPTGKQLDFSHQFRSTQSMLSELGRILINVCNVVPAGVVCFFPSYDYENLVFTHFEKTGVIEKISLKKKVFREPKKPGQVETVLSQYAAVIHQAGTGSKLSGALLFSVIGGKLSEGLNFSDDLGRCVIVVGLPYPNSQSPELQEKMKYLNEHIGEGTGQRHYEALCMRAVNQSIGRAVRHSKDYAAVLLLDHRYSRRNTTLALPSWIQASLQTQEKFGPGFAQIAKFFSAKKNS